From Pararhizobium sp. A13:
GTGACGATGCTGTGCCGCGTCCAATGTGCAGTCTGCGTAGGTAACATTGGTCGTCGCCGCTCACCCAACCGAGCGCGGCGCCACGAACCGCTCCAGATAACCCGTGCCCTTGGCAACCTCATCCCAGCCGTCGACATCGAAGTCGATGACAGCGAGGCCAGCCGTCGGGAACTTCTCCTTCATGCGGCCCATGGCATCCGCGTCGCCATCCGCAACCAGCAGCGACGCGGCATCCTCCATGCCCGGATTATGGCCGACGACCAGCAAGGTGCGGATGCCGGGCTCGACTGTCCGGATCACATCGAGAATGCGCTCGGCCGACACCTCGTAGACGCCCGGCGCCTCGCGCTCGGCGACCTTCTTCGACAGGGCATCGCGCACCAGCGCCCACGTTTCCTGCGCGCGGCGGGCGGGCGAGACGAGAGCGAGATCGGGGATCAGCTTT
This genomic window contains:
- a CDS encoding histidine phosphatase family protein — protein: MTKKSLKPKRRLILLRHAKSAWPDGVADRERPLAERGRKAAPVIGAYMAREKLIPDLALVSPARRAQETWALVRDALSKKVAEREAPGVYEVSAERILDVIRTVEPGIRTLLVVGHNPGMEDAASLLVADGDADAMGRMKEKFPTAGLAVIDFDVDGWDEVAKGTGYLERFVAPRSVG